The nucleotide window AGCGTGCAGCAACGACGACAGCGCCGACTCCTCATCCTCGGCCAGCGTCGCAGCCCCCGAGGGCTCGTTTCCCGGCAAGGCCGCTGCCGGCGATCCGGTGAAAATCGGTCTGATCAACAACGAAGGCGGGCAGGCAATCTCGCAGCCCGAGAACCGAGAGGCTGCCGAGGCAGTCGTCAAGTACGCCAATGAGAACCTGGGGGGCATCGGGGGCCGTCCGATCGAACTGGTCACCTGTAAGAACACCGAGGACCCGAACTCCGCACGCGACTGCGCCAATCAGATGGTCGAGGCAAACGTTTCTGCGGTCCTGGTCACGAGCACCGGATCGGGCGATTCGATGGCGCCGATCATCACCGGCGCGGGGATTCCGTATGTCTCCGCGGCAGGTCAGGCACCCTCTGAGCTCACCAGCGACAACGCCTACATGTGGACGGGCGGGCTGCCGGGCACGCTCCAGTCGATGGCCACCTACGCCGGCGAGAAGAACATGAAGAAGGTGACCGCCTACACCATCGACGTGCCGGCGGCAATCAGCGGGCTGGAGTCAGTGGGTACACCGTCGTTCAAGGCCAAGGGAGTCGACCTCAAGATCGTCCCCATTCCGCCGGGCACGCCCGACGCGACTCCTCAGGTCAGCGCCGGGCTCGGGGACAACCCGGAAGGTGTGATCGTCATCGGCGAGTCGAACCTGTGCACCGCCGCCTTCAAGGCACTCGGCACGCTGGGCACCACGGCCGATCGCATGTCCATTCAGCCGTGTGCGGCGCCCTCGGTTGTACAGGCCGTCGGCTCGTCACTCGACGGTGTCCACGTCTTCTCCCCCGCGGACATCGTGTCCGACGACCCGGAGACCGTTCTCTACAAGAGCGTGATGGACAAGTACTCTCCTGACACCGACACCACCGGCTACGCCGTCATCGGCTACCAGGGCATGCTGGGTTTGGTCCGTGCTGCACAGTCGGTGCAGGGCAGCGACACATCACCCGCCACGATCAGCAAGGCGATTGCATCGGCAAGGGACGTCGTTCTTCCTGCGGGACACGGGATCACGTTCACCTGCGACGGCACTGCCGCACCCGGGATGAAGTCGGTCTGCAGCACCGGCTCGATCGTTTCCACCTTCGAGGACGGCGAGCTGACCGATCCTCAGCTCGTCCAGTAGTTCCAAGTTCTCCTTAACGCCCGGAATCGTTCGAGAGGCTTTCTGATGACCCAAGATCTCCAGTTCCTGTTTTTGGGACTCGGCAACG belongs to Gordonia sp. KTR9 and includes:
- a CDS encoding ABC transporter substrate-binding protein, encoding MKTFRGSRSAPVVAAAAAAVALTGLAACSNDDSADSSSSASVAAPEGSFPGKAAAGDPVKIGLINNEGGQAISQPENREAAEAVVKYANENLGGIGGRPIELVTCKNTEDPNSARDCANQMVEANVSAVLVTSTGSGDSMAPIITGAGIPYVSAAGQAPSELTSDNAYMWTGGLPGTLQSMATYAGEKNMKKVTAYTIDVPAAISGLESVGTPSFKAKGVDLKIVPIPPGTPDATPQVSAGLGDNPEGVIVIGESNLCTAAFKALGTLGTTADRMSIQPCAAPSVVQAVGSSLDGVHVFSPADIVSDDPETVLYKSVMDKYSPDTDTTGYAVIGYQGMLGLVRAAQSVQGSDTSPATISKAIASARDVVLPAGHGITFTCDGTAAPGMKSVCSTGSIVSTFEDGELTDPQLVQ